Part of the Juglans regia cultivar Chandler chromosome 14, Walnut 2.0, whole genome shotgun sequence genome, TGACCGAGATACATTGTAATTACTTGGATACATAAAAATTacaccacaaaaaaaaataaaaattaaccatGATAAAATTAACAGCTTCAAGACTCCATTGTACTTCTTTTCTATTACTTTAAATTTGGATTCTTCTATGCGTAGCCGTTCATGAAGAATCTTGTCATTCCTCCGTTCAACTAACTCCAACGCCATCTTACAGCAGCTGTTTTGCTCACTTTGAAGATCAATCCACTCAAAAAAGTCacattgttttttcttcttatagtttggacaattaaaaaatcttcttcCAAAACTATTTGGTTTTCCAGAAATTCGTAGCTTCGCTTGGCAGCCACAATAGCAAAGTGGTCTTTCCAAACTACCTTGGTCTTCCCATCTTACACCCCTAGAACTTGACCCGGACTGAGAACCCGAACTCTTCATGCCCTATATTAATATTGAAGAAACTAAGCAGTAAATGAAAATCATGCTATTAAAGAAAGCCCCCATATCAGTAAGAAGCtatgttaaaaaaaacacatatgcTGACAATTGATAACacgaaattataaaaagtaaaagtgcCATTAAACATGATCTCCAACATTAAAAGTTTGAGTCATATTGAAGGCCAGCCAAAACAGAAAGCTTATCTTAACCATTTGATGCCAGGCTTTACACAAACGGATTCCATATGGGTTCTCTAGATGAGGAGTAACTCTGTTATTTTTTGTACCAAACTGATATCTTTTCTTCCACCAAAAATCATTTGAGAACGCTGAGAACATGAAGGATGTTCTAAAATTGGGTAATCTTATCAGGCAGCACTACAAACGGATTTGTCTCAAAATGCAAATTTTTTCCTTAATGCTTCTAAGCACATGCTTCCTAACACAATCAATTTATCAAACCAATCCTCCAATGTGCAACAATCTTGGTCACGTTAAAAGCATTTGAACATAAAAATAGTAAACCAAGCCATAAAAATACTACTTTAATTTCAACTGAATATTTGTTCacaaataattatgaaaaaattcgAATACCCTCTGTTTCAGTTGTACCCGGATTAAGTaaataaactaactaaaaaATGCTGAAAAAATCCATAACCAACTCTGTTTCAGTTCTCGGCTGCATAgcagagaataaaaaaattctggtAACACGTAAAATATCTACAAAAACAGCATTCATCCAAGAGAGCCGGTGTTGCCAAGTTTGCAGGAGATCTAAAAAATGCATACAAAATCATACCAGAGACCTAGGTTAGGGTATTTCATACCAGAGAAATTCCACGACTCGCGGCGTCAAGGGACGTCTTCGATCGAGGGTTAGCCGTGACTTGGCTCCATGGACTCGTGCGATGGGATCTTGCGAAATGATGAGGGTTTGCACTGCGAGAGGCTTCGCGAATTTGGGGCAACTGCGCAATTAGGTGAGGGCAACTGAGTTAGGGTTTGCGAAATGGAAAGGAAGGAGGTCTTACGAAGCACAGGGAAGTCTTACGAAGGGAATAAACTCGGGAAGATTGGGGCTCAAAAACAAATGAGGGTTAAAGATCTGATGCGGGAGGTCTTACGGTATTTGCAATAAACCtttacgtgtcacaattgtatTCACGGGCTgttatttgtttaaaacagCCCGACCGGCGTACAGGTTTTCTCTTTAGTGAAATCCAAGTTCCCTAGTCTCATTTTGCTAATTGAGACTAAATGCAGTAGACATAAGGTGGAGCTAGTGAGGAAGAAGTTGGGGATGTCTTACAGTTTTGTGGTTGACAGTAAAGGAGCTAGTGGTGGTTTGGCTTTTCTTTGGAATGATTTTGTGCATGTTGATTTGCTATCCTATTCCCAGTCCCACATCTCAGTCATAATCGACAAATGGGGGGATAATAAGGGTTGGATTTGTACCGGTTTCTATGGCAACCCCATGACTTCAAAAAGATATCAGAGCTGGGAGTTGCTGCCTGTTCTAGATCCTAGTAGCAGTAATCCTTGGCTCTGCCTAggtgactttaatgaaattctaCACTATGGTGAGAAGCTTGGGGGAGGACCTAGGCCTTTAGCTCAGATGGAAGGTTTCAGAACAGCTTTTAATGGAATGTGGTTTACATGACTTGGGGTTCAAAGTGACAAATTTACATGGTGCAATAATAGGGAAGGTTCTCAGTTTACTAAGGAGAGACTCGACAGAGCTTGCGCAAACTCAGCTTGGATTGATAAATTTGGTGGTTTTCTAGtaacaacagcaacaacaagCTCTTTTGATCATAGGCCTCTTGTGGTATCTTTGGATCCAGAAGGTCAGAAGTTGATCAGAGGGGAAAGACCCTTCAGGTATGAGGCCAGTTGGGCCCTTAGAGAGGATTGTCATAAAGTAGTGAAGGAAGCGTGGAAAAGACCAGAGATGGTGTCTAACAAGTTGGAATTGGCTACTGAAGGGCTGACAAGATGCAAAGAAAGCTTGAGGACATGGAGTAAAACCTTAGGGGGTTCTACTAATAAACATGTTCACATGAAGATCAAACAACTCTCTGCTCTCCAGCAAGCAGATAAGGGTGACTTGCAAGGATCAATCCAGGCTGTTAAGAAAGAGATTGACCAGTTGCTAAAGGAAGATGATATTCATTGGAAACAAAGGGCTAAGCAAAGATGGCTCCAAGAGGGGGATAGAAATACTAAATTTTTCCACCAATGTGCATCACAGAGGAGGAAAAAGAACACAATAAAAACAGTAGCAGATAAGGCTGGGTCCATAGCAAAGACTCCTGAAGAAGTTGGTGCAAAATTCCAACATTTTTTTCAGAACTTGTTTACAACATCCAATCCAGAGGGCATTTCTAAATCCTTATCTCAGTTAGAGAGAAAAGTTACTGAAGAGATGAATGAAGCTTTGTTGAGAAAGTATACGAAGCAAGAGGTGAAAATGGCTGTTTTTAGCATGAACCCCCTCAGTTCACCTGGACCAGATGGTTTCCCACCAGCTTTCTATCAAAATCACTGGAGTCTAGTGGAAGATGAGGTGTGTGAAGCTGTTCTGTTTATTCTTAACTCTAATGCAATGTTGATGCTATTAATGCTACTAATATTGCATTGATCCCAAAGATTGATAACCCTTCAAAAGTATCTGATTTTCGCCCCATCAGtctttgtaatgtaatgtataaaattGTCTCAAAGGCAATAACAAGTAGACTGAAAATTATTCTTTCAGAGATCATATCTGTTTCACAGTCAGCATTTGTCCCAGGTAGGCTTATTTCAGACAATATTATTGTTGCATTCTAGGCCTTGCACACTATGAATAACAGAATGATTGGTAAAGAGGGGTACATGGCCTTAAAGCTCGACATGAGCAAAGCCTATGACAAGATTGAATGGAAGTTTTTGAGAGAAGTGATGATAAAGATGGGATTTGCTCAGGAGTGGATACAATTGGTGATGAATTGTGTGGAGTCAGTATCCTACTCAATATTATTGAATGGATCCCCTCAAGACTTGTTCAAGCCAACTAGAGGAATTAGGCAAGGAGACCCTCTGTCTCCCTACCTATTTATTCTCTGTGCAGAAGTTCTCAGCTCTTTACTTAATCATGCTGAATTTTCAAGGGCCATATCAGGTGTTCCTATTGCTAGGGGAATGATTCATATAAACCATCtgctgtttgcagatgatagtctCTTGTTCTGCAAAGCAAATTCTCTTGAATGGAGTAGGCTTCTGTTTGTACTCTCATTATATGAAAATGCCTCTGGTCAGCAcctcaataaagagaaaacttcaATTCACTTCAGCAGGAACACATCTCATGAGAACAAGGAATTAATTCTGAGAATTGCAGGAGTGAGATCTACCCAGCCATATGAGAAATACTTAGGTCTTCCAGCTCTAATGGGGAGATCAAGAAATCAGTCTTTCAATATCATTTTGGATCGTATCAGGCATAAACTGAGCAGTAATAAAGTCAAATTGCTTTCTCAAGCAGGGAAGGAGATTTTCATCAAATCTGTTATCCAATCAATGCCTACTTATAGCATGGCAGTGTTCAAACTTCCTTGGgcccttttaaaagaaattaacaagCTGTTGAGGAACTACTGGTGGGGTCAAATTGAGAAGGAGAGAAAGATTCACTAGATATCTTGGAATTTCATGGGAAAGGCAAAGAAGCTTGGGGGTCTaggtttttgagatttgcaCAGCTTCAACCT contains:
- the LOC109001610 gene encoding uncharacterized protein LOC109001610 — its product is MERKEVLRSTGKSYEGNKLGKIGAQKQMRVKDLMREVLRPTGVQVFSLVKSKFPSLILLIETKCSRHKVELVRKKLGMSYSFVVDSKGASGGLAFLWNDFVHVDLLSYSQSHISVIIDKWGDNKGWICTGFYGNPMTSKRYQSWELLPVLDPSSSNPWLCLGDFNEILHYGEKLGGGPRPLAQMEGFRTAFNGMWEGSQFTKERLDRACANSAWIDKFGGFLVTTATTSSFDHRPLVVSLDPEGQKLIRGERPFRYEASWALREDCHKVVKEAWKRPEMVSNKLELATEGLTRCKESLRTWSKTLGGSTNKHVHMKIKQLSALQQADKGDLQGSIQAVKKEIDQLLKEDDIHWKQRAKQRWLQEGDRNTKFFHQCASQRRKKNTIKTVADKAGSIAKTPEEVGAKFQHFFQNLFTTSNPEGISKSLSQLERKVTEEMNEALLRKYTKQEVKMAVFSMNPLSSPGPDGFPPAFYQNHWSLVEDEALHTMNNRMIGKEGYMALKLDMSKAYDKIEWKFLREVMIKMGFAQEWIQLVMNCVESVSYSILLNGSPQDLFKPTRGIRQGDPLSPYLFILCAEVLSSLLNHAEFSRAISGVPIARGMIHINHLLFADDSLLFCKANSLEWSRLLFVLSLYENASGQHLNKEKTSIHFSRNTSHENKELILRIAGVRSTQPYEKYLGLPALMGRSRNQSFNIILDRIRHKLSSNKVKLLSQAGKEIFIKSVIQSMPTYSMAVFKLPWALLKEINKLLRNYWWGQIEKERKIH